Proteins found in one Sorghum bicolor cultivar BTx623 chromosome 1, Sorghum_bicolor_NCBIv3, whole genome shotgun sequence genomic segment:
- the LOC8084184 gene encoding homeobox protein rough sheath 1, with the protein MDSFGDLGGGGGRSSSKAASFLQLPLPASTSSAQQVFPPPDGRQHHSSRFALQQLLADPSAAQQHSHQKDAAAIVQGEMSSPPADGDADTIKAKIMSHPQYSALLAAYLDCQKVGAPPDVSDRLSAMAAKLGAQPGPSRWREPTTRPDPELDQFMEAYCNMLVKFQEEMARPIQEATEFFKSVERQLQLGSISDSSNCEVAGSSEDEQDASCPEDIDPCAEDKELKHQLLRKYGGYLGGLRQEFSKRKKKGKLPKEARQKLLHWWELHYKWPYPSETEKMALAETTGLDQKQINNWFINQRKRHWKPASEDMPFAMMEGGFHVPQGTAALYMDRPPPFMADGGMYRLGS; encoded by the exons ATGGATAGCTTCGGGGATCTTGGCGGCGGAGGTGGGAGAAGTTCCTCCAAGGCTGCTTCCTTCTTGCAGCTTCCGCTGCCGGCATCAACATCGTCAGCACAGCAGGTGTTTCCGCCGCCGGACGGCCGGCAGCACCACAGCTCACGCTTCGCCTTGCAACAGTTACTCGCCGACCCGTCGGCAGCGCAGCAGCATAGCCATCAGAAGGACGCGGCAGCAATAGTACAGGGAGAGATGTCGTCGCCGCCGGCGGATGGGGATGCCGACACCATCAAGGCCAAGATCATGTCGCACCCCCAGTACTCGGCTCTCCTCGCCGCCTACTTGGACTGCCAGAAG GTCGGCGCGCCGCCGGATGTTTCGGATAGGCtctcggccatggcggccaAGCTGGGCGCACAGCCGGGGCCAAGCCGGTGGCGCGAGCCGACGACGCGGCCTGACCCGGAGCTCGACCAGTTCATG GAGGCTTACTGCAACATGCTGGTGAAGTTCCAGGAGGAGATGGCGCGGCCGATCCAGGAAGCAACGGAGTTCTTCAAGAGCGTGGAGAGGCAACTGCAGCTAGGCTCGATCTCCG ACAGTAGTAACTGTGAGGTGGCCGGGTCGTCAGAGGATGAGCAGGACGCGAGCTGTCCTGAAGACATCGATCCCTGCGCCGAGGACAAGGAGCTCAAGCACCAGCTTCTGAGGAAATACGGCGGCTACCTGGGTGGCCTTCGTCAGGAGTTCtccaagaggaagaagaaagggaAGCTCCCCAAGGAGGCCAGGCAGAAGCTGTTGCACTGGTGGGAGCTGCACTACAAGTGGCCCTATCCTTCT GAGACGGAGAAGATGGCGCTGGCAGAGACGACAGGGCTGGACCAGAAGCAGATCAACAACTGGTTCATCAACCAGCGGAAGCGGCACTGGAAGCCGGCGTCGGAGGACATGCCGTTCGCGATGATGGAGGGCGGGTTCCACGTCCCGCAGGGCACCGCGGCGCTGTACATGGACAGGCCGCCGCCGTTCATGGCTGACGGCGGCATGTACCGGCTGGGGTCGTGA
- the LOC8084185 gene encoding myb-related protein Hv1, with protein sequence MGRAPCCDKATVKKGPWSPEEDAKLKSYIEQNGTGGNWIALPQKIGLKRCGKSCRLRWLNYLRPNIKHGGFSEEEDRIILSLYISIGSRWSIIAAQLPGRTDNDIKNYWNTRLKKKLFGKQSRKDQRQHQFMRQQAAAANDGMMKQEAAATGDAAGSSSMAVASYNWHHQAMAAMPVQPIPGSIMEGHRPGDEVDESIRKLLYKLGGAGPFTALSVPQCVPPMYEGSPGLMPPPSSCPAVDAGTSLDEGGVQGSSVLPALELDQGFHFNQVKLDGLESFFGIGTDQSMRWSEVSPLICPNNNVAASTSQGMQQYCLAVDEPGNLGMK encoded by the exons ATGGGGAGAGCTCCGTGCTGCGACAAGGCTACTGTGAAGAAGGGTCCGTGGTCGCCGGAGGAGGACGCCAAGCTCAAGTCCTACATCGAGCAGAACGGCACCGGCGGTAACTGGATAGCCCTGCCTCAGAAGATAG GTCTGAAGAGGTGTGGCAAGAGCTGCCGCCTCCGGTGGCTCAACTACCTCCGGCCAAACATCAAGCACGGTGGGTTCTCCGAGGAGGAAGACAGAATAATCCTTAGCCTCTACATCAGCATAGGCAGCAG GTGGTCGATAATAGCGGCGCAGCTGCCGGGGAGGACGGACAATGACATAAAGAACTACTGGAACACGAGGCTCAAGAAGAAGCTCTTCGGCAAGCAATCGCGCAAGGATCAGCGGCAGCATCAGTTCATGCGCCAGCAGGCGGCAGCGGCAAACGATGGGATGATGAAGCAAGAAGCAGCAGCAACCGGGGATGCAGCCGGAAGCAGTAGCATGGCAGTGGCCAGCTACAACTGGCATCATCAAGCCATGGCGGCCATGCCGGTGCAACCAATACCAGGTTCGATAATGGAAGGCCATCGCCCAGGGGATGAGGTAGATGAGTCAATTCGGAAGCTTCTTTATAAGCTGGGAGGAGCAGGCCCTTTCACAGCACTGTCGGTTCCTCAGTGTGTTCCTCCAATGTACGAGGGAAGTCCAGGTCTCATGCCACCGCCGTCGTCATGCCCGGCGGTGGACGCCGGAACCTCGCTTGATGAAGGCGGTGTGCAGGGTTCCAGCGTGCTGCCGGCGCTGGAGCTGGACCAGGGCTTCCACTTCAACCAGGTTAAGCTGGATGGCCTGGAAAGCTTCTTTGGCATTGGTACTGATCAGAGCATGAGGTGGAGTGAGGTGAGCCCATTGATTTGCCCTAATAACAATGTGGCGGCTTCGACCTCCCAAGGGATGCAACAGTACTGCCTTGCTGTTGATGAGCCAGGAAACCTTGGGATGAAGTAG